One region of Salvelinus namaycush isolate Seneca chromosome 3, SaNama_1.0, whole genome shotgun sequence genomic DNA includes:
- the LOC120044461 gene encoding dynein light chain 4, axonemal-like, which yields MAETTESKKEEADYKRLHSFPLIRHTDMPEEMRVETMELCVTACEKFATNNENAAKMIKESMDKKFGSSWHVVIGEGFGFEVTHEVKNLLYMFFGGSLAVCVWKCA from the exons ATGGCAGAGACAACAGAGAGCAAGAAGGAGGAGGCTGATTACAAGAGGCTCCACAGCTTCCCACTCATCAGG cacacagacatgccaGAGGAGATGAGAGTGGAAACAATGGAACTGTGTGTCACAGCCTGTGAGAAGTTTGCCACCAACAATGAG AATGCGGCGAAGATGATCAAGGAGTCGATGGATAAAAAGTTTGGCAGCTCGTGGCACGTGGTGATCGGGGAGGGCTTTGGCTTCGAGGTGACACACGAGGTCAAGAACCTGTTGTACATGTTCTTTGGAGGCAGCctggccgtgtgtgtgtggaagTGCGCTtag